One part of the Solanum dulcamara chromosome 3, daSolDulc1.2, whole genome shotgun sequence genome encodes these proteins:
- the LOC129882588 gene encoding ribonuclease 2-like, with product MSFLAIVNLRILFLCCILIAVNGGWDEEVGLLRRGGGYQREFDYFKLSLQWPGTYCRRTRHCCSSNACCSRSNSPSVFTIHGLWTEYNDGTWPSCCSGRPFDEREISTLLEPMRKYWPSLSCGSPRSCHHKKGPFWGHEWEKHGTCAYPVVHDEYEFFLTTLNVYFKYNVTEVLFEAGYVPSNSEKYPLGGIISAIQNAFHTTPELVCSGDALEELRICFYKNFEPRDCAHDTSSRGSCPQYVSLPAHGSWGFRSNTTAAS from the exons ATGTCTTTTCTTGCAATTGTGAATCTGCGGATACTATTTCTATGTTGTATTCTCATCGCAGTCAACGGTGGATGGGATGAGGAAGTTGGATTACTTAGAAGAGGAGGAGGATATCAGAGAGAGTTCGATTACTTCAAGCTATCTCTTCAATGGCCAGGCACCTATTGCCGGAGAACTCGCCATTGCTGCTCTTCCAACGCCTGTTGCAGCCG CTCGAACTCGCCATCCGTATTCACAATTC ATGGACTTTGGACAGAGTATAACGATGGAACTTGGCCTTCCTGCTGTTCTGGTCGCCCTTTTGATGAGAGGGAG ATTTCAACATTGCTCGAGCCAATGAGGAAGTATTGGCCTTCCTTAAGTTGTGGTTCCCCCAGATCTTGCCATCACAAAAAGGGACCATTCTGGGGTCATGAG TGGG AAAAACATGGGACATGTGCTTATCCAGTTGTCCATGACGAATATGAGTTCTTTTTGACAACGTTGAATGTTTACTTCAAATATAACGTCACA GAAGTTCTATTTGAAGCTGGATATGTACCATCAAATTCCGAAAAGTATCCATTAGGAGGCATCATTTCAGCCattcaaaatgcttttcatacaACCCCAGAGTTGGTATGCTCAGGCGATGCCCTGGAAGAACTTCGTATATGTTTCTATAAGAATTTTGAG CCTCGTGACTGTGCACATGATACAAGCTCAAgagggtcatgtcctcagtaCGTCAGCTTGCCAGCCCATGGATCATGGG GGTTTAGAAGCAATACAACAGCAGCTTCTTAG